Proteins co-encoded in one Megalops cyprinoides isolate fMegCyp1 chromosome 1, fMegCyp1.pri, whole genome shotgun sequence genomic window:
- the cyth3a gene encoding cytohesin-3, producing MDEDSQVPEDLSLDERDELSNIRRRKKELLDDIERLKFEIAEVMTEIEQLTCVGESKTSQRNKQIAMGRKKFNMDPKKGIQFLLENDLLQNTPEDIAQFLYKGEGLNKTVIGDYLGERDEFNIKVLQAFVELHEFADLNLVQALRQFLWSFRLPGEAQKIDRMMEAFASRYCQCNPGVFQSTDTCYVLSFAIIMLNTSLHNPNVRDKPAVERFISMNRGINEGGDLPEELLRNLYESIKNEPFKIPEDDGNDLTHTFFNPDREGWLLKLGGRVKTWKRRWFILTDNCLYYFEYTTDKEPRGIIPLENLSIREVEEPRKPNCFELYNPNHKGQVIKACKTEADGRVVEGNHVVYRISAPTPEEKEEWIKSIKASISRDPFYDMLATRKRRIANKK from the exons TACCTGAGGATCTCTCACTAGACGAAAGGGACGAGCTGTCCAACATACGACGCAGGAAAAAAGAGCTATTGGATGACATTGAG AGGTTGAAGTTTGAGATAGCTGAAGTCATGACCGAAATTGAGCAGTTAACATGCGTGGGGGAGAG CAAAACGTCACAGAGAAACAAGCAGATTGCCATGGGAAGGAAGAAATTCAATATGGATCCTAAAAAA GGAATCCAGTTCCTCCTGGAAAATGACCTTCTACAGAACACTCCTGAAGACATTGCACAATTCCTGTACAAAGGAGAGGGGCTAAACAAGACTGTCATTGGTGATTACTTAGGAGAGCG GGATGAGTTCAATATCAAGGTCCTCCAGGCTTTTGTGGAGCTTCATGAGTTTGCAGACCTCAACCTGGTCCAGGCTTTGAG GCAGTTTCTGTGGAGCTTCAGGCTTCCAGGGGAAGCTCAGAAGATCGATCGGATGATGGAGGCCTTTGCGTCACGGTATTGCCAGTGTAACCCAGGAGTCTTCCAGTCCACAG ACACGTGCTATGTGCTCTCCTTCGCCATCATCATGCTCAACACCAGCCTCCACAACCCCAACGTCCGGGACAAGCCAGCGGTGGAGAGGTTTATCTCCATGAACCGAGGGATCAATGAGGGAGGAGACCTGCCCGAGGAGCTTCTGAGG AATTTATATGAAAGTATTAAGAATGAACCATTCAAAATTCCAGAAGACGATGGCAATGACCTCACACACACGTTCTTCAACCCGGACAGGGAAGGATGGCTGTTGAAGTTAG GAGGAAGAGTGAAAACCTGGAAGCGAAGGTGGTTTATTTTGACTGACAACTGCCTCTATTACTTTGAGTACACAACG GACAAGGAGCCCCGTGGTATCATACCCCTGGAAAACCTGAGCATCAGAGAGGTCGAAGAGCCCAGGAAGCCC AACTGCTTCGAGCTGTACAACCCAAATCACAAAGGCCAGGTGATCAAGGCCTGCAAAACGGAGGCCGATGGCAGGGTGGTGGAGGGGAACCACGTGGTTTACAGAATATCTGCCCCCACAccagaggagaaggaggaatgGATCAAGTCAATCAA AGCGAGCATCAGCAGGGATCCTTTCTACGACATGCTGGCCACCAGGAAGCGGCGGATTGCCAACAAGAAATGA